AATATTGTTGAAAAAAAGAATAATATATAAAAAACTACTATTCTATTTTTCATTAATTTCCCACCTCTCCTACAATTTTCAATGAGATACTTGAAACTCCACTATCAGAAATAATTCTTATATCTGGATTAATATCTGTTTTTATCAATCCAGAATCAATATGAGTATTTTTCACCAAACCATCAAGAGAATAAAAATATGTGCTGTTTTCTGGTATTTTCAAAGATAATTTCAAAGCTCCGCTATCTGTATTTATTACAAGCGGAATGTTAAATCCTTCTCTTATTTCTCCTTTTATATTAGCGGCACCAGCGTCTATTGAAATTTTTTCTATATTATTATATTGTTCTTTTAATTCAAAGTTAGCGGCACCTGCATTAATATCAAAATTATATGTATATTTTGAAGGAAGATCCAAAATAATTTTATATCCGTTTTTTAAAAAAGTATCAGAATTAATCTTTATTACATTACCATTATTCATTATTTCAAGAGGTTCAGGACCATAATATGTTCCTTCTATTTTATCTATATCATCTCTAATATTTACTTTTACAGTTACTGCAGAAAAATCCATTTTAAAGGTTTTATTCTCATACTCATCTGGCAATATTTCAAAATAATTTTTTTCATATTTCTCTTCATTATAATCAAATGAAAAAGATGTATCAAAGGTATTTTTATTCCAGAATAATAAGAGTAAAATAAATATAATTCCAACTACAGTATTAAGATGCTTCATCCATTTTAGCTTTTTGGTTGAAGATAATATGGAAATTCCTATCATAATAAAAATAAACGGCCAGAATCTTGTGAAATTGAAAACTATTCT
This is a stretch of genomic DNA from Marinitoga piezophila KA3. It encodes these proteins:
- a CDS encoding LiaF transmembrane domain-containing protein, with the translated sequence MKYVMGIFFVLMGIFLILNGFDIDLFTRIVFNFTRFWPFIFIMIGISILSSTKKLKWMKHLNTVVGIIFILLLLFWNKNTFDTSFSFDYNEEKYEKNYFEILPDEYENKTFKMDFSAVTVKVNIRDDIDKIEGTYYGPEPLEIMNNGNVIKINSDTFLKNGYKIILDLPSKYTYNFDINAGAANFELKEQYNNIEKISIDAGAANIKGEIREGFNIPLVINTDSGALKLSLKIPENSTYFYSLDGLVKNTHIDSGLIKTDINPDIRIISDSGVSSISLKIVGEVGN